From one Branchiostoma floridae strain S238N-H82 chromosome 3, Bfl_VNyyK, whole genome shotgun sequence genomic stretch:
- the LOC118412577 gene encoding choline O-acetyltransferase-like, which yields MSQMPDVNMTRMKRQGSEDVVPCPTTQALPKLPVPPLQQTLEGYLKVVRPLVSDDEYEQTKRKVEEFGKPGGDGEMLQEKLLEYAQTKVNWVYDWWMDDMYLTARLPLVINSSPGMVFPKQIFTEPSDQLRFAARLISGIMDYKVILDARALPIDYARGQLAGQPLCMEQYYRLFSSYRVPGLTRDMLVSPDSSVMPEPEHIIVVCKNQFFVLDVIINFKRLSEADLFNQLKRIMQAATAGDRCEPVGLLTAGDRTEWAKARIKLMEDSTNRDSLDMIERCIFVLCMDEGVCCDKTDLTLACQMLHGNGSHSNTPNRWFDKTMQFIVADDGACGLVYEHSPSEGVAVVQLVEHLLNYIRVNPWNDVCQRDSPAIPHACHSSQKYGSKKMLRAQSICELPYPRRLRWKLSPEVFHYLKTSRESVDRSIANMDLHIMRYTRFGKSFPKSQNMSPDGFVQLALQLTYFKLHKRLVSTYESASTRRFQLGRVDNIRAASIEAHNWVRAMCSDTVEDYDRMELFKKALKAQRNFTLQALKGQGIDCHLLGLKEMAAMIDMPMPDIFTDEPFDLTNKFVLSTSQVPTTMDAFMCYGPVVNNGYGACYNPHDDYILFCLSSFKDCGDSDSEMFTIALRQALDDMQHLCLKVNHPPSPVMDLRKVDINGDSKMANGLDGHQLGLPMFPCGMARENNPTRKQNSRDDDDTARGPIADGAMAQT from the exons ATGTCCCAAATGCCGGACGTCAACATGACAAGGATGAAGAGGCAAGGGAGCGAGGATGTAGTACCATGTCCGACCACACAG GCGCTCCCCAAGCTACCAGTCCCGCCCCTTCAGCAGACCTTGGAAGGTTATCTGAAGGTTGTCCGCCCTCTGGTATCAGACGACGAATACGAACAGACGAAAAGGAAGGTTGAAGAGTTCGGCAAGCCGGGGGGAGATGGAGAAATGCTTCAAGAGAAGTTGCTGGAGTATGCCCAGACTAAAGTCAACTGG GTGTATGACTGGTGGATGGATGACATGTACCTGACCGCCAGACTGCCGTTAGTCATCAACTCCAGCCCTGGAATGGTGTTCCCCAAGCAGATCTTTACCGAACCTTCTGACCAACTCAG GTTTGCCGCAAGATTGATATCAGGCATCATGGATTACAAGGTCATATTGGACGC CCGAGCCCTACCCATAGACTACGCACGTGGCCAGCTGGCAGGGCAGCCCCTGTGTATGGAGCAGTACTACAGACTGTTCTCATCATACAGGGTACCGGGGTTAACTAGGGACATGCTAGTCTCACCCGACAGTAGCGTCATGCCGGAACCAGAGCACATCATTGTTGTATGCAAAAATCAG TTTTTCGTGCTCGATGTCATCATCAACTTCAAGCGCCTGAGTGAAGCCGACCTTTTTAACCAGTTGAAGCGAATTATGCAAGCCGCTACAGCCGGGGACAGGTGTGAGCCTGTGGGACTACTGACGGCAGGGGACCGGACAGAGTGGGCCAAGGCGAGAATAAAACTCATGGAAG ACTCCACAAACCGGGACTCTTTGGACATGATTGAGCGATGTATCTTCGTCCTGTGCATGGACGAGGGTGTGTGCTGTGACAAGACGGACCTCACCTTGGCCTGTCAGATGCTCCATGGTAAcggttcccatagcaacacCCCAAACCGGTGGTTCGACAAGACCATGCAG TTCATCGTTGCAGACGACGGAGCCTGTGGGCTGGTGTACGAGCACTCACCGTCAGAGGGCGTTGCTGTCGTTCAGCTCGTTGAACATCTCTTGAATTACAT ACGTGTTAATCCTTGGAACGATGTCTGCCAGCGAGACAGCCCAGCTATCCCTCACGCTTGTCATTCGAG TCAGAAATATGGCTCCAAGAAGATGCTGCGTGCCCAGTCTATCTGTGAGCTGCCGTACCCGCGCCGGCTCAGGTGGAAGCTGTCACCAGAAGTCTTTCACTATCTCAAAACGTCAAGAGAAAGTGTGGATAG GTCCATCGCAAACATGGACCTCCACATCATGCGGTACACGAGGTTCGGCAAGAGTTTCCCCAAGTCACAAAACATGAGTCCTGACGGATTCGTACAGCTGGCGTTGCAACTCACTTACTTCAA GTTGCATAAGCGGCTTGTGTCCACGTACGAGAGCGCCTCTACCCGACGGTTCCAGCTGGGGCGGGTGGACAACATCCGTGCCGCGTCTATCGAGGCTCACAACTGGGTGCGGGCCATGTGTTCTGATACTGTGGAG GATTATGACAGAATGGAGCTGTTCAAAAAGGCTCTGAAAGCTCAGCGAAACTTCACGCTGCAG GCACTGAAAGGGCAGGGCATCGACTGCCACCTGCTGGGGCTGAAGGAGATGGCGGCCATGATTGACATGCCCATGCCTGACATCTTTACTGACGAGCCGTTTGATCTCACCAACAAGTTCGTGCTGTCGACCAGTCAG GTTCCTACAACAATGGACGCCTTTATGTGCTACGGCCCTGTGGTGAACAACGGGTACGGTGCCTGCTACAACCCACATGACGACTACATTCTTTTCTGTTTGTCGTCATTTAAGGACTGTGGGGATTCCGATTCCGAAATGTTCACGATCGCCCTTCGACAGGCTCTAGATGATATGCAACATTTGTGTCTCAAG GTCAACCATCCTCCCTCCCCGGTCATGGATCTCAGGAAGGTCGACATCAACGGCGATTCCAAGATGGCGAACGGACTCGACGGTCATCAGTTAGGCCTCCCCATGTTCCCCTGCGGTATGGCCAGAGAAAATAATCCGACGAGGAAGCAGAACAGCAGAGATGATGACGACACGGCCCGTGGACCAATCGCAGACGGTGCAATGGCCCAAACGTAA
- the LOC118412582 gene encoding vesicular acetylcholine transporter-like, which translates to MTVLGFETPSLQGLRERFMEKIQDPKSQRKLVLVIVCIALLLDNMLYMVIVPIIPDYLHSIGAFEPIQEKTAWNGTDNKTYWNTTTVGYENEDINIGFLFASKAIVQLIVNPLSGTLIDRTGYEKPMVIGISVMFISTAVFAFGSSYTVLFIARSLQGVGSAFADSAGLAMIADRFTEEGERSKALGIALAFISFGCLVAPPFGGILYQYAGKRVPFLTLSFICLVDGILLLFVTRPDRESGKDNTLVGTPMWKLLIDPYIAIAGGALVMCNVSLAFLEPTIAIWMKETMHSTEWEMGIVWLPCFIPYIVGVCLTVWLAGKYWHYQWLLALVGLVVQGLSTFIVPEATSFAVLILPMAGICFGEALVSTAMLPTLAYIVDVRHTSVYGSIYAIADISYSLAYAMGPMLAGKIMHDLGFLQLNIGIGLVNILYAPVLLFLKNIYTIKPDFQEHSVLLDDPPVTGSYKTYLQQANEGKEPMEIPPEEQNHVAPPPQVEDERIKKLQGSFAQDSWDDEY; encoded by the coding sequence atgacCGTGCTGGGATTCGAAACACCGTCGCTACAGGGGCTTCGGGAGCGATTCATGGAAAAAATCCAAGACCCCAAGTCTCAACGGAAGCTTGTACTGGTGATCGTGTGTATAGCTCTCCTCTTAGACAACATGTTGTACATGGTCATCGTTCCCATCATCCCGGACTACCTACACTCCATAGGTGCGTTCGAACCGATTCAAGAGAAGACAGCCTGGAACGGCACGGACAATAAGACGTATTGGAACACCACGACAGTGGGGTACGAAAACGAGGACATTAACATTGGGTTTCTGTTCGCATCCAAGGCTATAGTCCAACTAATTGTCAACCCCCTCTCCGGAACACTGATTGATAGGACAGGATACGAGAAGCCAATGGTGATAGGCATCTCAGTCATGTTCATCTCAACAGCTGTTTTTGCTTTCGGTAGTAGTTACACCGTTCTTTTCATCGCTCGTAGTCTCCAAGGTGTCGGATCCGCCTTCGCCGATTCGGCTGGCTTGGCCATGATCGCAGATCGCTTCACAGAAGAAGGAGAACGAAGCAAAGCCCTGGGAATAGCACTAGCGTTCATATCCTTCGGCTGTCTAGTCGCGCCCCCTTTCGGCGGGATTTTGTACCAGTATGCGGGGAAGCGAGTTCCATTCCTGACTCTCTCCTTCATCTGTCTCGTAGACGGCATTCTCCTCCTGTTCGTTACGCGCCCCGATAGGGAATCTGGCAAAGATAACACTCTCGTCGGCACCCCGATGTGGAAACTTCTCATCGACCCTTACATCGCCATCGCAGGTGGAGCCCTTGTCATGTGCAACGTGTCTCTGGCCTTCCTGGAGCCAACAATCGCCATATGGATGAAGGAAACCATGCACTCAACCGAGTGGGAAATGGGCATCGTCTGGTTACCCTGCTTCATCCCGTACATCGTGGGAGTGTGTCTCACAGTCTGGTTAGCAGGGAAGTATTGGCACTACCAATGGCTGCTAGCTCTCGTCGGATTGGTCGTACAAGGTCTCAGCACCTTCATCGTACCAGAAGCGACCAGCTTCGCTGTCCTCATCCTTCCAATGGCCGGGATCTGCTTCGGGGAGGCCCTGGTCAGCACCGCCATGCTCCCAACCCTGGCCTACATCGTCGACGTCCGCCACACGTCCGTGTATGGTTCGATCTACGCCATCGCGGACATCTCCTACTCCTTGGCTTACGCGATGGGGCCAATGCTCGCCGGCAAGATCATGCACGACCTCGGCTTCCTCCAGCTCAACATCGGCATCGGGTTAGTCAACATCCTGTACGCACCTGTTCTTCTCTTCCTGAAGAACATCTACACCATCAAACCGGACTTCCAGGAACACAGCGTGCTCTTGGATGACCCACCAGTGACGGGATCCTACAAGACGTACCTTCAACAGGCCAATGAGGGGAAAGAGCCGATGGAGATTCCACCTGAAGAGCAAAACCACGTGGCGCCGCCTCCACAAGTTGAAGACGAGAGGATCAAAAAGCTTCAAGGCAGCTTCGCCCAAGACTCGTGGGACGACGAATACTGA